From Cervus canadensis isolate Bull #8, Minnesota chromosome 28, ASM1932006v1, whole genome shotgun sequence, one genomic window encodes:
- the MAPK13 gene encoding mitogen-activated protein kinase 13 — MSFTRKKGFYKQDVNKTAWELPKTYVSLTHIGSGAYGSVCSAIDKRSGEKVAIKKLSRPFQSEIFAKRAYRELLLLKHMQHENVIGLLDVFTPASSLRNFHDFYLVMPFMQTDLQKIMGMEFSEDKIQYLVYQMLKGLKYIHSAGVVHRDLKPGNLAVNEDCELKILDFGLARHTDVEMTGYVVTRWYRAPEVILSWMRYNQTVDIWSVGCIMAEMLTGKTLFKGKDYLDQLTQILKVTGVPGAEFVQKLNDKAAKSYIQSLPQSPKKDFSQLFPRASPQATDLLEKMLELDVDKRLTASQALAHPFFEPFRDPEEETEAQQPLDDPLEREKLTVDEWKQHIYKEIVNFSPIARKDSRRRSGMKLQ; from the exons ATGAGCTTCACCCGGAAAAAGGGTTTCTACAAGCAGGACGTCAACAAGACCGCCTGGGAGCTGCCCAAGACCTACGTGTCCCTGACGCACATAGGCAGCGGGGCCTATGGCTCCGTATG CTCAGCCATCGACAAGCGGTCAGGGGAGAAGGTGGCCATCAAGAAGCTGAGCCGGCCCTTCCAGTCCGAGATCTTTGCCAAGCGGGCTTAtcgggagctgctgctgctgaaacACATGCAACATGAGAAT GTCATCGGGCTCCTGGACGTCTtcaccccagcctcctccctgcgCAACTTCCATGACTT CTACCTGGTGATGCCCTTCATGCAGACGGACCTGCAGAAGATCATGGGGATGGAGTTCAGTGAGGACAAGATCCAGTACCTGGTGTATCAGATGCTCAAGGGTCTTAAG TACATCCACTCAGCTGGGGTCGTCCACAGG GACCTGAAGCCGGGCAACCTCGCTGTGAACGAGGACTGTGAGCTGAAG ATCTTGGATTTTGGGTTGGCACGGCATACGGATGTGGAGATGACGGGTTACGTGGTGACCCGCTGGTACCGGGCCCCTGAGGTGATTCTCAGCTGGATGCGTTACAACCAGACCG TGGACATCTGGTCTGTGGGCTGTATCATGGCAGAGATGCTGACAGGGAAGACGCTGTTCAAGGGGAAAGATT ACCTGGACCAGCTGACCCAGATCCTGAAAGTGACCGGGGTGCCGGGCGCAGAGTTTGTGCAGAAGCTGAATGACAAGGCG GCCAAATCCTACATCCAGTCCCTGCCACAAAGCCCCAAAAAGGATTTCTCTCAGCTCTTCCCACGTGCCAGCCCCCAGG CCACAGAcctgctggagaagatgctggaGCTGGATGTGGACAAGCGCCTGACGGCCTCGCAGGCCCTGGCCCACCCCTTCTTTGAGCCCTTCCGGGACCccgaggaggagacagaggcccaGCAGCCGCTTGATGATCCCTTAGAACGCGAGAAACTCACAGTGGACGAATGGAAGC AGCACATCTACAAGGAGATTGTGAACTTCAGCCCCATTGCCCGGAAGGACTCTCGGCGCCGGAGTGGCATGAAGCTGCAGTGA